A section of the Pan paniscus chromosome 11, NHGRI_mPanPan1-v2.0_pri, whole genome shotgun sequence genome encodes:
- the AIF1L gene encoding allograft inflammatory factor 1-like, translating to MSGELSNRFQGGKAFGLLKARQERRLAEINREFLCDQKYSDEENLPEKLTAFKEKYMEFDLNNEGEIDLMSLKRMMEKLGVPKTHLEMKKMISEVTGGVSDTISYRDFVNMMLGKRSAVLKLVMMFEGKANESSPKPVGPPPERDIASLP from the exons ATGTCGGGCGAGCTCAGCAACAGGTTCCAAG GAGGGAAGGCGTTCGGCTTGCTCAAAGCCCGGCAGGAGAGGAGGCTGGCCGAGATCAACCGG GAGTTTCTCTGTGACCAGAAGTACAGTGATGAAGAGAACCTTCCAGAAAAGCTCACAGCCTTCAAAG AGAAGTACATGGAGTTTGACCTGAACAATGAAGGCGAGATTG ACCTGATGTCTTTAAAGAGGATGATGGAGAAGCTTGGTGTCCCCAAGACCCACCTGGAGATGAAGAAGATGATCTCAGAGGTGACAGGAGGGGTCAGTGACACTATATCCTACCGAGACTTTGTGAACATGATGCTGGGGAAACGGTCGGCTGTCCTCAAGCT AGTCATGATGTTTGAAGGAAAAGCCAACGAGAGCAGCCCCAAGCCAGTTGGCCCCCCTCCAGAGAGAGACATTGCTAGCCTGCCCTGA